The nucleotide window AAAGCCAGATGAAGCAGAAATACCTCATTATGGCACCAAACCAGACTACTACAAGCCCCAACCAACATACAAAGAGAAGTCTGAGGGAAATGAAAAGCCTGCAGGTTACTACACGAAACCATACGTTATTAAACCAAAGCCAGAAGGAGAAGAAAAGCCTAACTACAAGCCTAAACCTGAAGAAGAAAAACATTATTATGGTAGTAAACCAGACAACTACAAGCAAACAAAGGAAGGTGAAAAACCCGAATATGAAAGAAAACCATACGTAGTTAAACCAGAGCCAAAAGGTGAAGAAAAGTATTACGATGGCACAAAACCGGAAGAAATGAATAATCGTATCTCCATTGCTGTTCAAGGGCTTGTTTTATGTAACACAGGTTCCAAGTATTACCCAATTCAAGGTAATGTACTCAGACAGTCCTAATACCCCGTTTATGTATTTTGTGTTGATTGAGTGTAATTGGCTACTTAATTTCTCTCATTTATTGGCATGAGCAGGGGCTTCTGCAACGATAACATGTAAAGCTGTTGATGAGGTAGGGGCCGAGAGAACTGTCTCCATTTGCAGCAAAGCAACTGATGCAAAAGGTTACTTCTTTGCTACATTGTCCGATCAAGGTCGTGGCAAGTTGAAGCTTAAAGAGTGCAAGGCGTACCTTAAAAGCTCTCCATTGGAGGCCTGCAATGCTCCCACTAATGTCAACAAAGCCATTGAGGGTGCTCTTCTTTCTGCTTTCCGTGTTCTAAAGGAGAAGAAGACGAAATTGTATTCTGTGGGGCCTTTCTTCTACACCACCCAAGCTAAACCAGCGGCAGCCCCTAAATATGGTTACTAAAGTTGAATCCTTTCTTCTTGACTATACAATCTAATTTCCTCCCCCATTTTGATATTCTGTTTTGAAGTTTGAGATGGCAACTTGAGTTGATTCTTTCCTGTGTCAATTTCCATCTTTTTTTTAAGTGAACCCTGTTTGATTTGATGATTGGCTTGCTCCAGTAGTAGCCTCTTTCCGGAACTTGTAACGAACATTGGTCTATCTATAATATTTTGAATATCATTTGTTTTTGATAAATTATGTAAGAAgagtaaggttttttttttaataaagttCTAAGCAATCACAAGCATTATGACAAATGGATAGTTTGAGTAACCACAATACAAAATCAAACCATTACATTgcaaaataatctagactaaagTTAATAAACTGATTGAACTAACTGGACTAAAATCCATTCATGGCAACCACTAATGAGACGACtcgaaaacttgcacataaaatTGTGCATGACAAATCTTGAATCAGGACCCTGGACCTCCCTCTTACCAATTGAACGAAGGCCTCCTTAGCATAATAGAATTTTTAGATTTCTCAAATAAATCAATGGCAAATGTTTTAATTGtagttttttttttgcaaatttttttttagaagatTAGTTCAAAATATTCGACTAAATTAGCCATATGtgctaatttttttttaactggCCTTTTaggctttttttttaaattaaggaAATAGGTTGAATTTAGAGCTCTCCTcgccttttttaaaatttttttttttgttagggtTAGGGCTTTTTTAGGAATTAGGGTTTAAGATTTTAGAAGTAAAACCATGCAAGTTTATAGGTAGATTTGAGGGGTCGAGGATGTGATAACGTgtctcaaaacacatacatttcatttgtCATGCTAGGATAGAACTATTATCTCAGAAACTCATCCTATGGAAGTCAGGTTTTGGGGTGACAGTGGTTGATACGGTCACGGGTTGAAGTCTAAATGGAGGTCCCAGTTGGCAGCCGTGATGCGATCATGGGTTCGAGTATAACCGGGGGCCACTTGGCGGTCGTTATGCGGTTATgagttcaagctttttggatacTCGCAAATGATGCCTTACATATACCATACATAAGATTGATGCCATAATCTTAGGAAAAAAACGGAGGGATTTTTggtgtaattaaaataaattttttctctACTTTCAAGCAGCTGGCATTTTTAACCTTTCATTCTTATCCGAAGGCTGACACTGAGGTGGACATAAGAGGGCTCTTAAGTGAAGAGCGAATATTCTGACATAGTAGAGGTAAAACTCGAGTCGACGTAACAGTGGTTGTAGTTATTAATGGATTGTTTAATAACGACAACTGTTGTCTTTCGAAAAGGAACATCACCTTTATTGCACCACAACAATTGTTGTCCACTTGAGTGTTCTCTTACATCCACGGCGGTGCTGGCCTTTGGATAGGAAGGAAGGTTACAGATATCGGCTATgtggaaatggagaaaaaaattaCACCGATTATAGTGGGAAGCCCCACAAATTTTCCCTATGATtatgcccttaaacttttgcatgaTATTTATAAGACTACATCTTCGGGTATCCGAAAAGTTTGAGCTTATGCCTGCATAACAACCGTCACCTGGCTTCCCTGTTATACTTCGATCTATGACCTCATAGTGACTGACAATTAATACCTTTACGTAGACTTCTACCCAAGGCCGTATAAAGCAAAATCACCCCCGAACCTGACTTCTATAGGATAGGTTTCTGAGGTAATGGTCCCATCTTGGCAGAATATATGAAATGTTTGCGTCTCAGAGTGATATCGCATCATCAACGACTCAAAAATATCTCAAATCAAAAATTTTATTAGCAATAGAAATTTGTAACACTGAAGAGAGGAATAAAATAGAAAGATAAAAATATTGTAAAGTGAAGGGATAGAGGCCAGAAGAGATGATGGGTTTAGGGATGATGAAGTATAGAGGGGGAGCCCCCTTTTATAGGCATGGGGTAGGGGTGAGTTTGTAAAGGAAAAAAAATCTCCGTGGTTGAAAATGTGTCGCAGGACCGACTTTTTCATCAGATATCATCAAAACGTGCTTCAAATCTTACCCCAAATTCTAAGGATCATGGTACTTTTTTGGTAGACTTTACTAGAAATGGTAAGAAAGCTCGTCCAACTGAACGTTTTGAAGTATTGAATGCCCTTTGAAGAACGTGTCTGATGAAATTATTTGATTTGTGAAACGTATTTTTGAGCACCGAAGAgcgttttattattattatttgatgataGCATGTCTTTTGAAACACATTTTGGAGCACAAATTCCCTCTCTCCTTATTCTATTTTGCAATTAAAGTATTGAAATATTTAGAACTTAGGCATGCAACAAATTCATATCACATACTGAAGAGTTGCACCGTGAATATCGTTTGCATTTCTTTGGCAAAccatctaaaatttttttgtGTTCTAAATATCTAATTCGTTTTAAATTGAAATGAGTCcataagtgaaatttgttatTTATTATGACTGTCAAATATGTAATACAAAATTTGGGGTCGTCTTTGCAAGAGTCCAGTTCTTGGAATTGACTTTCTACCGTAACATTCAATTGTATGAGCTATGGACTAGAATCGGGAGGAAAGTTGTGGGTTCGAGACGGGAAAGAATTTCAAGCTTGCAATGTAGCTATTCGACATCAATTGACCTATTTAAGTATGAGTTATTTGATGTGGAAGGCGAGCTCAAGCTAGAGGCGGTCATATCATCGCATTGCTCAAGCGAATATGCTGTAATAGAGTTATCTGTAGAGTTTTTTGAGCTAATGGAGCTGGTCCATTTTCAACCACTGGTGCGGCTAATGTGGGAACCAAAGCTGAAGTAAAAAGTCTTACTACATGGTTGTGCGGTGGGTTAATTAGTTTCTTACAAAGCTCTTATTATTGTCCCTATAGTATTAATGGGTAGAAATTCTTCAATTTTCGGCACTAATTTGAACTTTGATGGCCACTATCAGTCAGGGCATGAGCGTAACCTGAACCTGGGCACGACATTCAGTCAGTACGTTTGATTTCAACTTCGGTGGTTCGATGTCTTGGGGTGGAAGCACTTATACTGGGGGGCCATCAACCTATACTGGCTCATAATCCGGTGTAGGTTTTTTCGAGCTCATGGGGCATAAAAGAACTGATGACTTTTTCTTTACGATTGGGTCCAACAAGGGTACATCGAACCCTTTGGTTGAAGATGACAATGAAGGTGCAGTTGAGGAAGAAGATGCAGTCAAG belongs to Gossypium arboreum isolate Shixiya-1 chromosome 7, ASM2569848v2, whole genome shotgun sequence and includes:
- the LOC108459912 gene encoding proline-rich protein 3-like, with the protein product MALPRLSLPFSLLLLSLLVIASAGDYSDASSKYGFDGIPADGPQAKPDEAEIPHYGTKPDYYKPQPTYKEKSEGNEKPAGYYTKPYVIKPKPEGEEKPNYKPKPEEEKHYYGSKPDNYKQTKEGEKPEYERKPYVVKPEPKGEEKYYDGTKPEEMNNRISIAVQGLVLCNTGSKYYPIQGASATITCKAVDEVGAERTVSICSKATDAKGYFFATLSDQGRGKLKLKECKAYLKSSPLEACNAPTNVNKAIEGALLSAFRVLKEKKTKLYSVGPFFYTTQAKPAAAPKYGY